The Ignavibacteriota bacterium genome contains the following window.
CTCAACATAATTGTTCCAATTAATTTGTAAATAAAAATTATAGTAAAAACAAAATTGTAAAAAAATAAAATTTAAAATAAAACAATTTTATTATTGCTAATTATTTTTTAAATACGTATTGAATTATTATTTAGTTTTGTTTTATATTTGATGATTGATTAAATCTCAAATAAAATAAATATTTTAGAATAAAATCCGACATTTTTTGTTAAATTAGAAATTTTTAATTATTTTTGCATTTACTAATTGTCCTATTTTAAAAAAAGTTGGTGATTTATGACAGCATTTGAAAATATGGTTCCTCTCAGTTTCCAAAACCCTGAGGAAATTCAAAAACAAAAAGAAGCTCTGGCTTTTGTCAGAGAGCAACTCGGAAAGGAATATCCAAACATAATCGGCGGCGAAGAAATTTATACTGATAAGAAAACTGTATCTTACAATCCCGCAAGAAAAACCGAAGTGGTCGGTACTTTCCAAAAAGGAGTAATGAACCACGCTGAAGATGCAATCCAAGCTGCAGCAAAAGCATTTGAAACTTGGAAATACACTCCTGCTGAAGAACGTGCTTCCTATTTATTCAAAGCAGCAGAAATTATGCGTCAGCGTCGTTTTGAAATCAACGCATGGATGATAACCGAAGCCGGCAAGAATTTTGCTGAAGCTGATGCCGATACTTGCGAAGCAATTGATTTTATGGAATTTTATGCCCGCGAAGCAATACGCTACGGACAGATGCAGCCACTTACCCCATATCCGGGCGAAAAGAATGAATATTTCTATATTCCACTTGGTGTAGGTGTATGTATTCCACCTTGGAATTTCCCGTTTGCAATTATGGCTGGTATTAGCTCAGCAGGATTTGTAGCTGGCAATACAGTAGTATTGAAACCATCATCTGAAACTCCTATGATGGCATGGCTCTTTGCAGATATTATGCGTCAGACAGGTCTTCCGTCGGGCGTTCTAAACTTCTTTGTAGCCAGTGGTGCTGAAGCAGGCGACCACCTTGTTGACCACCATTTGACAAGATTCATCTCTTTTACCGGCTCAATGGAAGTTGGTTTAAGAATTATTGAACGTGCTGCTAAAACTAATCCGGGTCAAATATGGATTAAACGTGTAATTGCTGAAATGGGTGGCAAAGATGCTATCGTTGTTGATTCAGAAGCTGATGTTGATTCTGCTGTAGCCGGAACAGTAGCTTCTGCGTTCGGTTTTCAGGGACAGAAATGCTCAGCATGCTCACGCGTAATAGTTGATACAGCAATCTATGATGAATTTGTTGAAAAAGTTCAGAAAGAAGTTGAAAAAATTCAGGTTGGTGAACCGGCAGATAACTACCGTATGGGTCCGGTTATCAGCCCTAAAGCTGAAAAAACTATCCTCGAATACATCGAAATTGGTAAAGGCGAAGGCAGATTAATAAACGGTGGCTCAAAAATAGCAGAAATGGACGGATATTTCATTCAGCCGACAGTATTTGCAGACATTGATGAAAATGCCCGTATTGCTCAGGAAGAAATTTTCGGTCCGGTTCTTGCGATTGTTAAAGCTCGTGATTATGACCACGCTCTTGATATTGCAAACGGTACAATTTATGGTTTAACCGGTGCAGTTTATACTAATAATGAGGCAAAAATCGAACGCGCTAAACGTGAATTCCATTGCGGTAATTTATATATCAACCGTAAGTGTACGGGCGCTCTCGTGGACGTACATCCATTTGGTGGATTTAACATGAGCGGTACAGATTCAAAAGCAGGTAGCCGTGATTATTTAATGCTCTTCTTACAGGGTAAATCTGTAGCTACAAAAATATAAAAAAATATAATATTTTTTAATACAAGTCCGTCATTCACAATGTCGGGCTTTTTTTTAAAAATAAATTAAATTATAGTGTAACTTTTTATTCATGTAACTAAATTTATTCTGAATTTAATTGATTTGAATATAGTTTGATTTAAAAATATGCTTAAAATTATGTCTTGTTGATAAAAAAAAGTAGTTTTATATAATTTTTTTTCACATATTTGTATTTGTATTTTAGTACAATTGCAAAATTGTTTTTAATTTAGACAAGAATTTTTATAAACTTAAATTTTACGGAGACTCTATGAAGTTATCAAAAGTTGCAACTGCAATCGGAATGAGCTCTATTATGATGTTTTCAGCGATGTCTTTTACAGGTTGTACACCTAAGATTACTGATGACCAGCTTGCTCGTTTGCAGGAACTACGTAAACAGGAACGCCAGATAAGTGCAGATATTTCCACCAGACAAAGCGAAATATCTAAAATTGAAGGCGAAATAAAGGCACGCCAAGCAGAACTTAACGACTGCAGCAAAGATAAGGATTTTATCATCCAGAAATTAGCTCAGTGGCCTAATGTTTGGCCTGATTATACTCCATCTAAATAACACTATGTGAAACAAATCAATTAAAATGAGGAATCATGAAAAATCTATTTAATATCCTATTGTTATCGCTGTTAGTGCTTGGAGTTGCGTGTCAGCAACCTGTATTGCCACCTGACAGTAAACCTGATACTGAACTTACTAAAGGTGAAGCTGATTTAAGAATTCAAAAATTCGAAGCAAGCGTTAAAGCTCTTCAAGCAAGACTTGATGAATTAAATAAAAAATCTGCAGATACAAAAAACAATCTTGATGATGTCAATAAACAACTTGTTGATTGTCAGGCTGAAATTTTAAGACTTATTGGTGCCACTCAGGCTGATGTTGACGCTTACCGCCAAAGACTTGGTGTTCTTGAAGGTAAAGTACGTGCAATGCAGAAACTATCCGAAGCAGTTCTATTAGAAAGACAAGCTGATGTAGTTGCACTTGAAAATGAATTAAATGAACTTCGTGCTAGTAAAATCTCTTTAATTCCGGAATTCTACAATAAAATTATTGCTCTTGCAAAAGATATTCGTGGTCTGTACAGAGAAAAGAAAATCACAACTTACACAGTTGGTACTTGGGCTGAAAACCGTGACTGTTTGTGGAATATTGCAGGTAAGATTGATATCTATTCAGATCCATTTATGTGGCCAAAGATTTGGCAGGGTAATACTGACCAGATTCGCAATCCTGACATAATTTTCCCTGGTCAGGTTCTTCAGATTCCTGCTAAAGGACCTAAATCCAGTGACGAGCTCAAAGCAGAACGTAAATACTGGAGAATGAAGAAAGAAGCACAAGCTGAAAACGCTCAAGCAGGCGGAGTTCAGTAATCTTCCTGAACCTGAGATAGTATATTTGAAGCCCTGCTCCATATTTGGAAGTAGGGCTTTTTATTTATAAATATAAAATAATCTATGGAATTATTAGAAAAGAAAATTGCATTTGATAATGTGGAGCTGTTAACACTTTTCGGCTCTAATGACACACATCTGAATCTTATAGAAAATCGTTTCAAAGCTGGTATCATAGTCAGAGGTAATATCATAACACTCAAAGGACCTCAGGAAGATATCCTCAAAATTGAAAAAATTTTCGAGGAAATGCTTTATATGATTAAACGCAATAAGAACATTTCTGAAGATGATGTTAAGACTGTAATAGAACTAATTGACGGTAATCATAGTAAATTAGATCCAAAGAAAGACAACAAATCAATCAATCAAATCATTTTTCAGGGCGTCAAAGATTCAATAAGAATTCGCAATCCTAAACAGCTTGATTATTTAAATAAAGTTGAGGAGAATGACTTGGTATTTGCGATTGGTCCTGCCGGAACCGGTAAGACCTTTCTTGCAGTAGCAATGGCTTTGGCAGCCCTTAGAAATAACGAGGTCTCAAGGATTATTTTATCCAGACCGGCTGTAGAAGCCGGAGAATCTTTAGGTTTTTTGCCGGGAGATTTACAGGAAAAAATTGACCCTTATCTCCGCCCTCTTACAGATGCTATGCACTATATGATTTCTCCTGAAAAAGTAAAGACTCTTATGGAGAGAAATATCATAGAAATCACTCCTCTTGCATATATGAGGGGAAGAACTCTCAGTAATTCATTTATCATTTTGGACGAAGCACAAAATGCTACGACAATGCAGATGAAAATGTTTTTAACCAGATTGGGTGTTAACTCCAAAGCAATTATAACAGGAGATATTACACAGATAGATTTACCTCTGAAAAAACTCTCCGGACTGATAGATGCAAACAGAATTCTTCAAAATATTAAAGGCATAGAATTTGTATATTTTGATAACAAAGATGTTGTTCGTCATCGTTTGGTAGCAGATATTGTCAAAGCTTATGAGAAAGATGACTCAAGCACTAAAGAAGTTACAAAACAAAAAATAAAAGATAATAATAAACAATAGTTACATATGGAACTGTTTAAGATAGGATTTCTAACCATAACGATGTTTGATTTGCTCGATATTTTTATCGTAGCAACTCTGTTTTATTATCTTTACAGAGCATTAAAAAATACTGTTGCTGTTCAGATTTTATTTGGTATGGTCATAATTATCGCTTTACAGTTTATAACAGAGGCATCTAATTTTCGCTCATTAAATTGGATTTTGCGTACAATATCAGATGTTTGGCTTCTTGCATTTGTAATACTTTTTCAACCGGAATTACGAAAATTACTTCTTATAATTACAAGAAGTCCAATTTTCAAATTATTCGTTAAACCAAAAATTTCTGAATCCTTAGATGAAATTGTAGATACAATCAAGGAACTGTCAGCTAAGCATATTGGTGCATTGTTAGTCTTTACACGCTCACAGAATGTACAGATGACAGTTGATACCGGAGTTCCTATGCAGGCTGCAATTTCAAAAGAATTACTAATGTCAATTTTTAATACAAAATCACCTCTTCATGACGGAGCTGTAATAATCAATAACGACATAATTCTTGCTGCTCGTTGTGTTTTGCCTTTGACCTCGGTCACAAAATACGGCTCAAAAAATTTAGGTACCAGACACAGAGCCGGACTAGGATTGTCAGAACAAGTTGATACTTTAGTAATTATTGTTTCTGAAGAAACAGGTGGTGTAACAGTGGCTGATGGCGGCGAACTTATAATCAATATCCCTGATGACCAACTTTTCAGTATAATTAGCTCCAGATTATATGACTAATGAAATTATAAATAATTTTCTAAAACTAAATCCGCAGAAAAGAGAATTTTTGGTTAGCAGTTTGCGAAACAAAGGCATCTCAGAACTTACTTTATCTGCCCTAAATTCAATACCAAGAGAGTATTTCTTAAAAAAGTCTCTTTGGGATGAGGCTTATGATGACAAAGCTTTGCCAATTGATTTCAATCAAACAATATCTCAACCAGCAACTGTTGGTTTAATGACTGACTTGCTTGAAATTGAAGAAGGCTCCAAAGTTCTTGAAATTGGTACTGGAAGCTGCTATCAGGCGCTGATATTATCCTATTTAGGTGCAGAAGTATTTACTGTTGAAAGAATAGAAAATTTAAAAATCAATATTGAACAAACCTTTAAAGATTTTCCTTATAAATTCAACTATTTCTTTGGCGATGGAACATCTGGACTTGTTGAATACGCTCCTTACGATAGAATAATTGTTACAGCCGGCTCGCCGGAAATACCGACAACATTACTTAATCAGCTTAAAATCGAAGGTATAATAGTGATTCCTGTCGGTGATAAAAATGGACAAACCATGAAAAAAGTCATCAAATTATCGAAAGATCAATATGATGTCAGCCAACATGGCGAATTTCGTTTTGTTCCTTTATTGGGATTGCATGGCTGGAGTTATTAATCACAAATTTGAACAGAATATGAAAAGACTTATAGATTCTCTTACAATGTCGGATATTTACACTTTGTCAATGCTGCTTCTCTATACACTCTTGGCAGTTATCTTCTTCAACAATATAGGACATTCACTTTATCTTATTATTGGAAATATTGCTATTATTTCATTTGTTGTTTATATTTCTTTAATCACAAAAAGATTCAGCAATAATGAGAAGTTTATGCTCTTCCGACGGGTATATATAGCACCGGTAGTTTTTGTAATTTATTCCCAGATTCATAATTACATACCGATTATCAATCCTGAATTGTACGATTTGACGTTGATTGAATGGGACAAGTTTTTATTCGGTGTTAATCCTACAGAATGGATATATGCAATTGCATATCCTCCACTTACTGAATATCTTCAATTCAGCTATATGCTTTATTTTGTTATGCCGATAGTTCATGGTGTCGAACTTCACTTCAGGAAAGAAAATGCAAGTTTAGGAATTTTTGCTCGCAATATATTATTTGCTTTTTATCTTTCTTATTTGCTGTATTTCTTTATGCCTGCAATAGGACCGAGATTTTTTATTCACGATTTTGCCACATTAAGCCTTGAGCTGCCCGGACTATTGCTTACTGAATTTTTCCGAAGCATAGTAAATAATGGTGGTGGAATTCCAATAGGTGCTGTTAATCCGGCTGATTTTGTAAATAGAGACTGCATGCCAAGTGGTCATACAATGATAACACTGGTAAACGTATATTTTGTTTTTAAGAATAAATCAAAATTTCGAATCCCAATATTCATTTTTTCAATGAGTTTGATTTTTGCAACAATCTATTTGAGATATCATTATGTTGTCGATATTATAGCAGGAGTTATTTTTGCGTATATTTCAATTAAAATTGAGCCCATTATAAGAAAATTCGTTAAGGAAATACTTGGTTTTAAGAGCGCTTAACCTTAATATCACTCCATAAATAGAAACGGTTTCCATGATTCTTCAAGTTTACCTATGTGCTGTTTAAGAAAAACAATATGATTTGGCTTTCTTGGCTTTGATAATAAAGGCATCCCTGCTTCTTCAGGAGTTCGGTTGCCTTTTTTATTATTACAACGTACACAAGCAGTTATAAGATTTTCCCATGACTCAACACCACCTCTTGACCTTGGAATAATATGGTCAATAGTCATTTCGATACTATTCTTATTGCAATACTGGCAGCGATTACCATCACGTTTAATAACATTTTTACGGGACAGTTCCACATTTTTTAATGGAATTTTTACATAAGTCATTAGTTTAATGACACTTGGATATGGAAAATAATTATTGATTGTCCTGATAGTTCTGTTTTTTCTTTCTACAACCATCTCCGCTTTGAAAAGAAGCAAAAGCACAATTGCTTTTCTGACCGAACAAAGACTTACAGGCTCATAACTTTGATTT
Protein-coding sequences here:
- a CDS encoding protein-L-isoaspartate(D-aspartate) O-methyltransferase; the encoded protein is MTNEIINNFLKLNPQKREFLVSSLRNKGISELTLSALNSIPREYFLKKSLWDEAYDDKALPIDFNQTISQPATVGLMTDLLEIEEGSKVLEIGTGSCYQALILSYLGAEVFTVERIENLKINIEQTFKDFPYKFNYFFGDGTSGLVEYAPYDRIIVTAGSPEIPTTLLNQLKIEGIIVIPVGDKNGQTMKKVIKLSKDQYDVSQHGEFRFVPLLGLHGWSY
- a CDS encoding phosphatase PAP2 family protein, yielding MKRLIDSLTMSDIYTLSMLLLYTLLAVIFFNNIGHSLYLIIGNIAIISFVVYISLITKRFSNNEKFMLFRRVYIAPVVFVIYSQIHNYIPIINPELYDLTLIEWDKFLFGVNPTEWIYAIAYPPLTEYLQFSYMLYFVMPIVHGVELHFRKENASLGIFARNILFAFYLSYLLYFFMPAIGPRFFIHDFATLSLELPGLLLTEFFRSIVNNGGGIPIGAVNPADFVNRDCMPSGHTMITLVNVYFVFKNKSKFRIPIFIFSMSLIFATIYLRYHYVVDIIAGVIFAYISIKIEPIIRKFVKEILGFKSA
- the cdaA gene encoding diadenylate cyclase CdaA — protein: MELFKIGFLTITMFDLLDIFIVATLFYYLYRALKNTVAVQILFGMVIIIALQFITEASNFRSLNWILRTISDVWLLAFVILFQPELRKLLLIITRSPIFKLFVKPKISESLDEIVDTIKELSAKHIGALLVFTRSQNVQMTVDTGVPMQAAISKELLMSIFNTKSPLHDGAVIINNDIILAARCVLPLTSVTKYGSKNLGTRHRAGLGLSEQVDTLVIIVSEETGGVTVADGGELIINIPDDQLFSIISSRLYD
- a CDS encoding HNH endonuclease, giving the protein MKESTGLGGKVLVLNQSYEPVSLCSVRKAIVLLLLFKAEMVVERKNRTIRTINNYFPYPSVIKLMTYVKIPLKNVELSRKNVIKRDGNRCQYCNKNSIEMTIDHIIPRSRGGVESWENLITACVRCNNKKGNRTPEEAGMPLLSKPRKPNHIVFLKQHIGKLEESWKPFLFME
- a CDS encoding LysM peptidoglycan-binding domain-containing protein, whose translation is MQKLSEAVLLERQADVVALENELNELRASKISLIPEFYNKIIALAKDIRGLYREKKITTYTVGTWAENRDCLWNIAGKIDIYSDPFMWPKIWQGNTDQIRNPDIIFPGQVLQIPAKGPKSSDELKAERKYWRMKKEAQAENAQAGGVQ
- the pruA gene encoding L-glutamate gamma-semialdehyde dehydrogenase; amino-acid sequence: MTAFENMVPLSFQNPEEIQKQKEALAFVREQLGKEYPNIIGGEEIYTDKKTVSYNPARKTEVVGTFQKGVMNHAEDAIQAAAKAFETWKYTPAEERASYLFKAAEIMRQRRFEINAWMITEAGKNFAEADADTCEAIDFMEFYAREAIRYGQMQPLTPYPGEKNEYFYIPLGVGVCIPPWNFPFAIMAGISSAGFVAGNTVVLKPSSETPMMAWLFADIMRQTGLPSGVLNFFVASGAEAGDHLVDHHLTRFISFTGSMEVGLRIIERAAKTNPGQIWIKRVIAEMGGKDAIVVDSEADVDSAVAGTVASAFGFQGQKCSACSRVIVDTAIYDEFVEKVQKEVEKIQVGEPADNYRMGPVISPKAEKTILEYIEIGKGEGRLINGGSKIAEMDGYFIQPTVFADIDENARIAQEEIFGPVLAIVKARDYDHALDIANGTIYGLTGAVYTNNEAKIERAKREFHCGNLYINRKCTGALVDVHPFGGFNMSGTDSKAGSRDYLMLFLQGKSVATKI
- a CDS encoding PhoH family protein; this encodes MELLEKKIAFDNVELLTLFGSNDTHLNLIENRFKAGIIVRGNIITLKGPQEDILKIEKIFEEMLYMIKRNKNISEDDVKTVIELIDGNHSKLDPKKDNKSINQIIFQGVKDSIRIRNPKQLDYLNKVEENDLVFAIGPAGTGKTFLAVAMALAALRNNEVSRIILSRPAVEAGESLGFLPGDLQEKIDPYLRPLTDAMHYMISPEKVKTLMERNIIEITPLAYMRGRTLSNSFIILDEAQNATTMQMKMFLTRLGVNSKAIITGDITQIDLPLKKLSGLIDANRILQNIKGIEFVYFDNKDVVRHRLVADIVKAYEKDDSSTKEVTKQKIKDNNKQ